The genome window CACACCAAGGAGAAACCACACAAGTGCACTGAATGTAGCTATGCTAGCGTCGAGTTGACCAAACTGCGCCGGCACATGACTTGTCATACTGGCGAGCGACCATATCAGTGTCCACACTGCACCTACGCCTCACAAGACATGTTCAAGCTGAAACGCCATTTGGTCATTCACACCGGCGAAAAGAAATACCAATGTGACATCTGCAAATCACGCTTCACTCAATCTAATTCACTAAAAGCACATAAGCTCATCCACAGCGTTGTGGACAAGCCCATCTTCCAATGTACGCTCTGCCCCACAACATGCGGACGCAAGGCGGATCTGCGCACTCACGTGGCCAATATGCACACATCGGACACCCCGTTTATTTGCAAACGTTGTGGTCAGGAGCTGCCCGATCGTTATCTGTACAAACTGCACTTAAAGACACACGATGGCGAAAAATGCTATCGTTGCACCTTGTGCAGTTATGCGTCTGTTTCGCAACGCCATCTCGACTCGcatatgcacatacacacCGACTCGAAGCCCTTCCAATGTGATCTGTGTCCACAAGCATTTCGGCAGCGTCAATTGCTGCGTCGCCATCGTAATCTATTGCATGATGAGGACTACAAGCAGCCAGAGCCGCGTGAAAAAGTTCATTCCTGTCCCAACTGTTCGCGTGTCTTTTACCGGAAGGGCAATCTGATGAGACACATGGAGCGACATGACGCTAGCCTAAATTCTCGCGAGAAGCAGCTGAAGTTGAAAATGGGTCGCAATGTTCGTCTGCAACCGGATGGCAGTATTACGACGCTTGTAAATGGCGTTGATATGGATGCACTGCGAGAGACAAGCGAAGATATGTCCATTGACTTAGAAGATCAATACGAGATCAGCGACTTCGTGGACTTGGACGAAGATGCGGACGAAAAAGTGTCCGATGAAAACCAAGTCAAGTCCTCTGCCATCTCTACTTCGCGAACGAAAAAAACTCCCAATaacgagagagacagagagcggGAGAAAAAGAAGAATCAGCGGAAGCTTGTCATTATAAATCGCCAGTTAAAAGCGCCACGAGGCCAGACCGAAGTCGTATCGCAAGGCGGCACATTCCGAATTAAAGAAGAACCGGATGCCGGCGATTTTACAGTGGAGCTACAAGATGAAGATGAGCAATTCATCGTCGAGCTGGTCAACGATGATAATGAAGTGGTGGTCAAGCGTGAGCCCAACAACCAAAAGATCAATGCAAACAACTGTTTTGGCTTCGAGGTAAGCAcgtaaataatataaaaaaaataaataaacgtattaaaatatattttcttggtaggatgatgctgatgccgaATACGACGACTATGTTGAACATGCGACCGAGGTGGATGCTACCTCACAGGAGTTTATGCAGCTGATGGATATGATTGAGCAGGATACGTAGCTTACAAGAAATTAAGtataatcataaatatatatttataaatttacataatacccagttgaaataaaatatgttttctaaATGATGAATGGAGTATCACTGAAGAAGAGAGAAGAATTTTACAATATTCGTGccataaatacaatattttatttaaatacttcaaAGTTAATTTTGTGTAtgacaatatatatgtaataatcGATCGTAGACCTTTTTCTTCGCGTGCATTTATTTGGCGTGCACAATAAATTCTCGACAGTTTCCGATATTCAATTCATAAGTTTACAATAAATCTGCGTGAGTTGTTTCTGttcagcattttttttgtagttctATTTCGTGCAatgtatacaataaaaatatatatatttttgtaagatgtatatactattatgtgtatgtatgtgtatatatatatatgtatatagtgcAAAAATTCTGCTGTGCAGTGCATAATTTAACATGGTTTCAAATATAGGTTTTGAGTTGCTTTGTTGCTTAAAACGTTAACAATTTGTTAGTTAATACACATAttaatatgtatgcatatgatTTGTAgtttctttttgtatatttttgaacaTTGTTAACAAATGTAAAATGGAACAACGTCAATAAAGGAAGTGCACAATAAGTTTCGAGttacaaattgaataatacATTTAGAACTTTTTCCAAAAAAATTACCGCATTACTTGTAgtacatacaaaatacatttagAAATACAACAGTCAAAAGGAAGGAACCTTACttacataattattatatgCTATTACCAACTAAATACTTAGCATCCAATAGTGTATAACACATAGTATatgactaaaaataaacataaacaaattctTGGGGTAAGCTGTGCTATGGCTCTTCGCTAGCTCTTCATAAGCTTTGCTTATCAATTAACTTTTGGCTTAACAATTTTCTCGTGTTTTTTTCATGTGTGtaaggctgctgctgttgtggtttttgtggtataaacattttcattgcattaGTTTTTGTTTGGCAGCTTTCTGGGAGGCAAAACGTGAAACAAGATTTAgaagatttttaatttttgcaagaAACGCAACAAAGGCGCACTAACGCAAGCTGCTTGGATTAGATGTTGaggttgctgctgatgttgttgtggatgttgttgttgtagtggtGCTTTTGGATTAGCAGCAAAAGAGGTGACGGATCGATCTCCGACTTTGACGCTGCCGTTTGCAATTCACGACTGCTCCCTCTTTTGCCTCTTTGGTTGTTAATTACAATTGAGGGTGTTCTGATTGGGGCTGGTGCGTGCTGTGACGTTGTGATTGATTTGATTCGATTGCGTGATGCTCGCAGCATCATTGCTTTGCCAGGACAACAGCTTATTAAGTAACCTATCCATATAGGGATTGCCGCCTAGACGTGTCACCTGCACAAacaagaaagcaaaagcaaaacttaaGAACataaaccaacaaataaagcaattaatCGTTACCGACCTCGGCACGCGCCTCCACGTCAAGCGTTTCAAGCACTTTGCGTGTGTATTGAAAGCTGCCCAGTTTCTCCAGTAAGCTGATGCAGTACTTCTTGACCTCAATGTCGTGCGTGCGCTGTCGCAATATATCTGTGATGAAGGAGAGCCACAATTAACACCctcaacattcaacattttaaGTCGAAGGACTTACGCAAAACCTGTTTATCATGTTTCTGCGTTCGCACCGCATGAATAACTGGGAAACCAAATTTGCCCTCTGTGAGATCTTCAGCAAAGCTCTTGTTTTCCGtgtactacaaaaaaaagtatatattgaTACTGTATTGTTTGAATACAATATAAACTATTGTGCATTCTCTCACCTCCTTCAAGCTCAAGTTGCAATAGTCGTCgcgtatttgaaaatataggCCCAAAATGGCTGTTAACTTTGAGTAATCCTCCTTGTTCGTACTAAACAGCTGCATAAGGCGTATGGCGAGCATAAATAGGCCACCAGTCTTCCGCACAGTCATCAATTTGTAATCCGATTCGGAGGGACATGTGAAACTATCGCGCCAATATATCTCCATTCCTTGGCCACGATGCAACTCCAGCAACTGCTCCGTATAGACTTTGGTAGCCTGTcagtcaaataaattaattagtaaTGTGTATTGATTAATGTGTACTGTGTACTCGATTGAGACTTGCCTCTGGATGTCCCAATTGCTGCACCTTCTCGAGGGCCAAGAACAGTGCATAGTTGGCCGCATTGATGGTGCTGGCCACGCCATAAATGGAATGCGCCACAGGCACACCTCTGCGAAGTATCGAATTGTCTTCAATATCATCAATGCTGTAACGTTGCAGGGGTGTTAAGAACACATTGAGAGCTCTGAGTTAATTTGTTTCATCTATTTAATTGCTGTGCAAGTGGAGTGcgagtgtaagtgtgtgtgagtgttgtctTGTTAATGCATTTATACTGTTCTGCAATACAACGTATATAGTACATGAACATAATACTAATAACCAGATGAGGGGCAACTTCAAAAGTTATTGCATGCGGCACAATTTCAAGGggtttttaatttctttataacttaaatatttactataggAATATAAACAAgcaatataacatataattaaacagtttatttatgttagatATTTATAAATAGGCTTGAAACttttgaagttattaattattaaaaattaaaaaaaaattacttcaTTTAAgcatacaattttttgtttttctgtacGCAATTATTATAGAAGAACTGGCTAATTTGGATTACTAATTGCTGCAATTGTCATAGAAAATTTATATCAAAAGAGATTCTGCTACTTTTGACAACAATTCTTCTATTGTTTCATTTACATCTCCACAACTCTCCTCATGATTGAAACttcgattttttaaatattgtagttGATTGCCTGATTAAATTTATTAGGAACTGTAGATCATGTAACACAAAGTATAGCCTAGAACAATTTTACCATACTATATCACGAAGTCATATATTCGTAATTCATAAACGTTACCCTAGCTGAAAATTAGCATGCAATCTTACGatcttgattttattttttgggggCTTGCAAACGTGCAACACAAAGGTAAAcatatgaataataaaatgtatactaCGAGCAGCCCTCGCAGCATGCTAAATACACTGGCAACAAACACATAGTAACAACATATGTTAGTGTATGGCATGTACATAAATTTAAGATTCTCTTTGAGGCCCATATCGCTTCAATAACACGCCCGCTGGCAAGGcaggcaagcaagcaagccTGGGTTGGTTGGCTGGTAAGCTGGCAAACTGGGCAGCCGACATTTgcgtaattaaaaaatgtttgcgcGCGCGTAAGGCTGGAATCATTTGAAGGGAAATTGGAGGCGTGGGCGTTCAAGCGAGGCCCCTTCTGCTAAATGGATGCGAATGGGGTGCGAATGTGGGagtgggaatgggaatgagagataggaatgggaatgggaatgggagaTGGAAAGGAGAGATgggcatacatatataacagACAATATCACAGCTGAAGCGAAGCGGGCAAGTCACATTGCAAAGAGTTGTAACATTGTGACAATGCCTGTCGACAAGCTGACTAAATGACAATGGCATGGCAATGATgatgacgctgctgctgttgttgttcttgccgctgctgatgctgccgACGGCGACGCCTTTGAAGCTGAGCtgtttgtcgttgttgtaAAACCAAGTTTTTGTCGatatgaaaatgcatttggactaaagaaacaacaacaaaaaagacaCAAGCAAGTGGGCAGAAGAAGGGCACAAAGCAcagagaagcagcagcgatAACAGCCTCTCAACTGTCAGTCAACGCCTACAACTGGCACCCAAACGAACAATGCAGGATATTAAGCAGCATTAAGGACATTTCAgaacacatttgcatttgaataacAGGCAGGCAGACAGAAAAGTTTGGACCGTGCGACAGGTGGCAAACCAGACAGGATTAGCCTGCATGATTGAAGCGCTCGACAAATCGGATACAATGCCAAACAATGGCCGAAGCATCACAAGTCGAGATAAGCACAAAGtaccataaaaaatatatatcctTATACCCGCTTGCCAAACGATAGAAGGGTATATACAAGCATGTCTGTCCATCCGATAAATCTGAAGTTCTTATTGAATATTACAGCCAGAGCTACCAAATTAGAGGACAATACTTCTGattgtttaatatttcaaaacttTCTTATGCCTATTCTGTACCATCAGgcatttataaaaataaacaattttatcgGCTTTTGTAAATTGTGTAACGATTGagtaataaatgaaaaatcacGCAAATGGTTTAATATTCCACAAAAATAGACAGCGAGTATCTGACAGGCGAGTGTGCTCATCAATAGCCATGTGAGCTGTAAAAAATGTGTCTTCAAAAGATTGAGAGTAGAAGGGCACTTCTACTGATGGAACCCATCAATTAAAGCGTGCGAAGCACTTTAATTGCTGCAGTTCAGAGTTTAACTGTTGCGCTTCACAGTCATGCACTAACTGTAACACAtagacacatacatacatataggtatatcatataaatttatgtgtaTTGTTGTTCTTCGCTCCCTTCTGCTAGATATTCAATTTGACAATGAAAAATCTAAACAATTGATGCAATTCCATTTCGAAGCATGAAAAGGCACAATTTGCGAATAaacacaattgaaatttattgtaaaCAAGAACACTGCCTTCTGTGGTCTATTGTTCAAATTTTGGAATTGGTTTTGAAGCAAATGCCGAAAGTATTTGTTGTGTACACCAATGAATATTTGCCACTCGTGGGCATATAtggtaaataaaaaacaacgtGTGAGCGTGAGTCACCTTCTAAAGTAACTTAGCTAAGTAGCTTCCTCCCTCACCCTTTGCCAACGTTTTCGCTATAAGCAATGATGATAATGCAAAATAAGTATGTTCTTTTGTTATGCCAGTTTATGATACGAAAAGTGTTATACTCATGcacaaatgttttatattcAGATTGTATGCCAGTACGTGGGGTTTGTGGCtgtggaaaatatttaatttatcataACGAACGATAGCAGCTGGAACAACTGATAAGCAAATCGGTCATCTGAGTTTACCTAAATATAGACACCATAATAGCATTTACTAAAAAAGGGGATATGctgtttactttattttctaCTAGATCAATAATGTACGGTTTTTTTACGAGTTTGTAACCTTTTTTATTACTTCCTTGCACAGGAAATGAGTGAAACGTATTCTGTTTTAAGCTGATACGCTTAAAAATTTCACAGTAAAATCGTATGTAAACAAGACCCCAAAAAGGCAAGTCATAACAAacataaatagaaatagaaatatacacatactatatacaaaagtGCGAAGTGAGATGAAACATTGAATTGATATTGTGTGaataagaaaaaaagcaacattttaaagttaaatatgtataacGAAACTAGGCAAAGGTTACAAATGCAGTATAAATAGTTAATagtaacaaacaaatttgtgtGCGACTTACAGCAAACTGGAATTATGAAGCATTTGGACAATCTCGCCAATCTGCGTCAACTTTTCGGCCGGTATAAGCAACCAGTGATTGAAGGCCAAGGCCAGTTCGGAGCGAAACTGTTTGCCTGGAATTTGTTGTATGTACGTAAAGGGCTGCAGCAGAATCTGTGTTGGCGTGGGCGACGCGACGTTGACAACACAGAGCAGAACATGTAAATaaaccacaaaatatataaaagagaGTGTAAACGCAAAAGGTTTGGCTTGGTTTCTTTCGCCTCTCGCTTCTCGCATTATGTTGGCCatcaaccaaccaaccagtcagacagacagacgactCAAAAATGTCAAAGTTCAAGTAACAGCGCtgctgtgctgttgctgctgtttaaCGGTTAACTGGTTATGGGTATGTTTGTGGTTAGATTGTGTTTGGCTACCTCGTCCTGCTCCTTTTGCGTAGATTTATCTTTGGTTTTTTGCAGTAAGCCATTCAGTTCAtccatttttgttgttgtttgttgcgcgcgtgtatgtgtttgcttatgttttgtatttggttGTTTGTTGTCGGGCTATGCGGGCGGAGAGTATTGGGTGATGCGACCACTACGCGTGACTAGAATTGTTTGTTTGGGCCGCTCGTCGTGGTCAACTTGAACGCAGTCAGACACAATGGCAAGCACGACACACGCACACCAGGTTTTAGCACTATAAACAGACTGATTATTCGGCAGCGTGACCGCAacatgaatttcaaaatatatcacttGCAGTTAAAAAATGTCCAAAAAGTTACTCTAGTATACGGCCACGCTACATACTATCGGCGTGCCTATATGCGTTGACGCAAAATGCTGCGATAGTATTGCCTACATTAGTGTGaccaattttctttttattaaaatcgCACTTTCGGTCACACTGTTCATCCAGGTGCTTGCGTGgagaataaaaacaaaaattaataaatccTTCCAATTTGACCGGATTTGCATTCATTCTGTGTGGAAAACAGTGCAATAATGGCGGCAGCAGGACCAGTGCGTACTAATTGGCATCCCAACATGAAACACAGCGAAGTGGAGCGGTAACTaaatcacagcaacaacaacaagagcctCAGTCGCCAATAACATTTTGTTCAATCCAAATTCCAGTTGGATTTGCATTTACCCTGCATACATCAATGCCAAGAAAACCCGTCAGGAAGGTCGTCGTCTGCCCAAAGAGAACTGTGTGGACAATCCCACCTACGTTGAGATACGTGATGTACTCTCCGTAGCCAACTTGCATTTTGTGGTCGAAAACAAACAGTACTGCCGCGAAAAGAGTCGAGAAGTCCAATTTCGTGGCCGCGTGCGCGTGCAATTGCGGAATGCTGATGGTACCCTGTGCAACAACGAATTTGCCACCCGTGAGTCCATCATGAAGCATGTGGCAAGCAAAATACCTCAGCTGAAGACGCGCCAAAACAAGCCCAACGAACctcagccacagccacaatcGAGTGGTGCAGCAGCTGGTTCGTCTGGtggaggcggcggcggtggaggTGGTGGCAAGAAGGGCAAGGGAAAACGTCGATGAATTGGCGGCAACAGTTTTCATTTAGTtgattttttgtaataaattttataccTTGAGCGGTAGTACAAGATGTTAATGAATGAAGTTCAAGTGCAAGAATTCGGCCTTGTGCTCtgagtacatatgtacaattAGTTTATTAAAGAATGTCTAAGATGACCCTAATATGAAGTCAGTTAAATATGCAGTTATAGTGTAAGAACCATAGCATATTATGTGCTCAATTAAAAATGACTCAAGATCACACGGTGTCAGCGAAAATTCCGGCGAACAgcacaaa of Drosophila nasuta strain 15112-1781.00 chromosome 3, ASM2355853v1, whole genome shotgun sequence contains these proteins:
- the LOC132789444 gene encoding terpene synthase isoform X2, translating into MDELNGLLQKTKDKSTQKEQDEILLQPFTYIQQIPGKQFRSELALAFNHWLLIPAEKLTQIGEIVQMLHNSSLLGVPVAHSIYGVASTINAANYALFLALEKVQQLGHPEATKVYTEQLLELHRGQGMEIYWRDSFTCPSESDYKLMTVRKTGGLFMLAIRLMQLFSTNKEDYSKLTAILGLYFQIRDDYCNLSLKEYTENKSFAEDLTEGKFGFPVIHAVRTQKHDKQVLHILRQRTHDIEVKKYCISLLEKLGSFQYTRKVLETLDVEARAEVTRLGGNPYMDRLLNKLLSWQSNDAASITQSNQINHNVTARTSPNQNTLNCN
- the LOC132789444 gene encoding terpene synthase isoform X1, which encodes MDELNGLLQKTKDKSTQKEQDEILLQPFTYIQQIPGKQFRSELALAFNHWLLIPAEKLTQIGEIVQMLHNSSLLIDDIEDNSILRRGVPVAHSIYGVASTINAANYALFLALEKVQQLGHPEATKVYTEQLLELHRGQGMEIYWRDSFTCPSESDYKLMTVRKTGGLFMLAIRLMQLFSTNKEDYSKLTAILGLYFQIRDDYCNLSLKEYTENKSFAEDLTEGKFGFPVIHAVRTQKHDKQVLHILRQRTHDIEVKKYCISLLEKLGSFQYTRKVLETLDVEARAEVTRLGGNPYMDRLLNKLLSWQSNDAASITQSNQINHNVTARTSPNQNTLNCN
- the LOC132789443 gene encoding transcriptional repressor CTCF, translating into MPNRSRDSDSEDLQSFLMNFHKEIEDNAAKENGSVVASNANGGGDDEEEEDADKYFIDDEGNCYIKTKPKKQLKSKTKQKAPVTSTPAAITVRASGSSTSKAINLRPANSKVDSTPQRTPKVVNTRPGPQKKTPNKTTSTPRAYLRSANAKSQTKTSKTEVISNKVVIDNVDELEELVDDPDVNDSKDGNETMDSITIDEPASVTAAAVSDDEIFEFDDNPANMSAKADVDFVVSGKQYKLKAVAAPSAAGAQKFACSHCSYTSNKKFLISRHVRSHDTEFSFKCSICERGFKTNVGLVNHLNTHMGNKPHKCKQCDSAFTTSGELIRHTRYKHTKEKPHKCTECSYASVELTKLRRHMTCHTGERPYQCPHCTYASQDMFKLKRHLVIHTGEKKYQCDICKSRFTQSNSLKAHKLIHSVVDKPIFQCTLCPTTCGRKADLRTHVANMHTSDTPFICKRCGQELPDRYLYKLHLKTHDGEKCYRCTLCSYASVSQRHLDSHMHIHTDSKPFQCDLCPQAFRQRQLLRRHRNLLHDEDYKQPEPREKVHSCPNCSRVFYRKGNLMRHMERHDASLNSREKQLKLKMGRNVRLQPDGSITTLVNGVDMDALRETSEDMSIDLEDQYEISDFVDLDEDADEKVSDENQVKSSAISTSRTKKTPNNERDREREKKKNQRKLVIINRQLKAPRGQTEVVSQGGTFRIKEEPDAGDFTVELQDEDEQFIVELVNDDNEVVVKREPNNQKINANNCFGFEDDADAEYDDYVEHATEVDATSQEFMQLMDMIEQDT
- the LOC132794307 gene encoding signal recognition particle 19 kDa protein, yielding MAAAGPVRTNWHPNMKHSEVERWICIYPAYINAKKTRQEGRRLPKENCVDNPTYVEIRDVLSVANLHFVVENKQYCREKSREVQFRGRVRVQLRNADGTLCNNEFATRESIMKHVASKIPQLKTRQNKPNEPQPQPQSSGAAAGSSGGGGGGGGGGKKGKGKRR